From Lates calcarifer isolate ASB-BC8 unplaced genomic scaffold, TLL_Latcal_v3 _unitig_1706_quiver_1602, whole genome shotgun sequence:
TGTTACTGTTACTATAGTAGTGATTAATTTTCCTTGGCTTTCACCATTAAAACATCactgctttctttctgtcactctgtaGCTTTGACCATCACTGGTATGTAAAGGGCAACAACAGGCAACCAGTGGGTACTTCTGTTATTTTGTAGGTTAATAGAAGATGGtaggaaaaagacacaaatgtaAAAGACAACTTTCCATCTTATGTGATTAATTCTAATCTGAATTTGTTACTTTAACATGTTATTTTCCACATGGTATTTATGTCTGAACATTTGACTGTTGTTTCTCCTTTATTTATCAGGTATGGAAATGAATGCAAGTTGAGGTTTGCTGCACAGTAGTCAGTAGTAGGATTTATTTGCTGCTCTTCAACCCAGAccatattaaaatgttgttttccctcACCAACCTTACAACCAGCTTCAGTTATGAAAACCTAACCTTTCTGCTGTAGCTCATCACCAGGCTCAACACAAGCCAGAGGAACAATTGttccatccgtccatccattTAAAAGCCACAGCCAAAAGGAGCAGCCACAATGTGTTTGTCACCAACAACTCCAATCAGCTCCTTCTCTCAGAGATCAGCTACATGTCAAATTTTTAGCTGTTGATATCCTCAGATTATCCTGTTTGAATATGTCCAAAAGAagatttaaaggattattctcAAGTGGTTGTTCAATTTAGAGGTCGTCCCAAAACATCACAGTCTTTCCTTTATCATGTAGAGTGACACCAGCCTTCATGTCGATACCCTAATCCTTGCTGCTTGATCTCATTTCTATGGTTGATATccaaaacaaataatcaaaactGAGATTAACTTGGAAGTTTTACATTGACGTCAGTCCAAAGCCTCATCGCTGCTACCAACTGGTCAAGAGTGATCGTTCATGCAAACACAGCTACACCAAGCGTATAGAGAATATTAATGATGTAACAGCCTGGGTTGTCAAAGATCACCCGGGCCAAGGTCAATCAAAGCTTCAGACCAACCCCCTTTGAGGGAGTTTGGTTTGAAAGCCAGTGCTGAAGTGAGTCAAACTACTTGATACCATGAAATAGGACTTTACACCCCAAGAAAGGTGACAACCCAAGCATCCATCACCACCGCTAGGTCCCTGTCTGCCTTGAACCAACTCTTTGCCCAATAGGCATCAGACCAAACCATGACCACATTCTTAACcacctgtttattattgtaatcaTGATGAACACCTGCTGCAACTATACTCCTATAGGTCGTATCTAAGGGTAGGGACAAGTGACCAGTATGGTTCAGGTCAGAGGACTTGCTGGCTTTTGTAGAACATACACaagttctgtctgtgttttttattttaaaaaggagaTTTATGATGATGTTTGAAAGCCTGAATGATTACAGCATGAGACAGTGTTTAAGCCCACTGAATGGCTGCGACAGAATCCTTTAAACTGAAGCTACGTGGATGCAATGTGCACAACTTTAAATGATGGTAAACAACATCTTGACATGGTCTGGGTTGAAGAGCAGGGAACCTGTCCTTTGGTGCACCATTCATTTTATGACTACACTGATAATAACCTGCCTGTCATCAGTAGATACATGTAATGATGTTGCTTTCTTCACTATGGTAGTCACCTGCTCATTAACACTTAGTTCCCTTTTATCCCCTATTGTTACTATCATCCCCGTAGAAACCCTGTTAACTTGGCAGTGTTAAAACTGAACGAGCAGGGCCTGTTGGACAAATTGAAAAAACAGATGGTGGTATGACAAGGAGAAGTGCGGCACCGGGGGAGGGGACTCCAAGGTCAGATCACCGTAACCCCAACGGGTAACGACAGGCAAATGGCACACCGGGGTAACCGGCAACAACTCACAACTTGAATATCAGCATAAAACACTCCGGATGGCACCACTGAAACTAAAAATATGATGCAATGTTTGGTGTCTTTCATAGTTACAGTTAGTTCTACAGCTGGAGTAAGAGGTGACTGCTCTATCAACATTAATCTCTCTTGGACTAGAAAATTTTCTCACCTTCTGATCCAGGGGGTATTTTACAAAAAACACCTTAACGGTCTAGACCTTCGGTCTAGAAGGTCtagacaaaacaagatgtaTTAAGTAGTAGAAGTATTATCCCTAGAGCTGAGCTCATCCAGTTTACAAAAACCATCAGGCCAGTTAAATCCATGTTTATACAATCACTGAGCCCAAACTGTCCTTAAAAGCAGCAACGCTCAGCAGATTTCACTCAGTAGTAAATGACTTTATCCATCCCATCAAGGTCATTTAGTTAATAGGAAGCATTGGTAGCAGTTGCAAGGAGCAGTTAATGTTTTCCAGCATGATCCGAGAAATTAGCTGATTTATTATCTTTGTAAATTCAGTTATATAAACCTTCACAGCTGCATCTGTCTTTCCCAGGCTTGCAGCTATTTTCCATGGATATGCAGTAGCTAGGTAGCAAGCAAACTGTGGAATCGTAATCCCACCTTCAAAGCTCTGATTGGACTGTTGCTTAAAATAGGGCAACAATAATCAAACACCTGACCTATTTGAACCACTTAATAAATCAGAGTTGTGGGCGTGATACAAAGATGTGCACCAGGGTCCAGTTTCACCAAATTAGCATCTCTTCATTTAATTTTGAGGAGCTTCACTCAACAAAAGCTGCCTGTACGAGAGATGCAAGAGCCCTGTAATGCATTCAAAGAGAATTCTCTGACTTCTTGCCTTTATTTGCCAGTTGACAGtctaaagagagagaggaatccTGAACGTTAAGGTCTTATGACCCTTAACCATCAGGCTACCAGATATGGGACATTCAGTCATTTGTCAAATGCGACTCTGCTGCCGTTTTACGATCTGTATCAGGCTAGCTAAGTCTTGAAACAACAGAGAGCCAAAAAACTTTTGTGTTCTCTCACTTACATTTATAACAAGTAGTAACTACATATCCAGCCCTGGAACAGAACGTCTCAGTATTTTAAAGTGTTGACTCAGTCCACTTCAATTTACCTTCGCCTGCAGACTACAGTTTATATGATTTCTGGTTTGTGGACAGTAGACTGTATCTGTATGAAGCAGTGTTGCTCAGTAAACCCAAAGATCCCGGAGTGTTTTCAGCTCTTGCCGGTTACCCAAAGTGATATAGTAATACACATCTCGCACGTAGGGAGTCAGGCCAAACAAAGCTAGATGGAGTATTAACGCATATCACTTTGACGCTGACATTTTCCAAAACAGTTTTATGTGTGATTGTGCctatttttgtttgcttttgttttcctttctctttgttgttgaGGTATTCTCTGTAGCGTACCACAGCATCTGTACTGCTAATGCTACTATTTGCTAAAGTCgttgctgccactgctgccgcCGCCACTGCAGCCCTGTCGCTGTGCAGCTGAACAATAACATAAGATAACATAGAGGTGCAtaatgttatttatgttattccctacccacccccccccccccaccccctccatgGTTCTTTGAAGAATCCCAGTAAACCTAGCAGTACTGAAGCTCAATGAACAAGCCGTCTTAGACAAGTTGAAAAACAAGTGGTGGTATGACAAGGGAGAGTGTGGACACAAGGACTCCGGCAGAAAGGTCAGTTCTTGAGGTCGCTCAGGCCTGGTCCCAAAGGTCATGTGTTGGTTTACCCCCACCCCATCTTTCCTCATCAAACCCACATCCCCCAAAACATAGACCTCAGCAAGTACACTCTGGAAAGGAAaggtttttctctcttcaaGTATGGTAGAaatatttatagtttttttgtttgttttgggcaaattcagtttatttgtcttttttctttttaaatgactaTTTTAACCTTTAAACACTGATATTTCACCCACAAACGTAGTTACCTGGGTGTAGCTCTGTTTCTATGAGTACAAGCCTTGGTATTGATTGTTAATATGCAGAAAGTTTTAAGTTAATaacttttacagtttttctgtttcaggtcaTTAAAAATCGAAAGTCAGTTCTAtctgagaaaatgaacaatgtcagctgaatgtggatttgaaGCTTTGGAGCTcagtggtcgccattttgacagtgatgatgacatcatggctgctgtaaacattttctcagacagagtTGACTTTCAGTTGCAAAAAGAAGAAGgtattaacttcaaactttctgtaGAATCACTCAAAGAATTGAACTGATCTTCTGAACTCTCCCCTCACTCCCTTGTATTTCCTTcatttgtgctaagctaagctaactgtctcctgactgtagcttcatgtttaatGGGCAGACATGAGTGGAATTACCTTTGTGAATCTACCTTTGTGTTTACAGTCAGAGCTTATTTTCGGCTGaagagttttttgttttcagagtgtAACATTGCTGCTCAGCTGACTGTTCTGAAGAACTGGACGAAGAATCAAGCAAAACATGATCTTATTTAACTCTTCTGATGGCATGTGAAAGCCCCATGACTCCAGTTTGCACTTGACGTCTATATGCTGAGTACATTTTTATGAACTTAGTTTCCACAAAACTTGTTCCAAACGGTGCGTATAGTCAGACAAATTTATGCAAATTGATGAGAAAATGAGCTGGGCTTTAGCCGGTTCTGACAAAGCAGACTTTTTGGAGATAAGGGTTTTCATGTCTCCAGATCAGTGGAAATCCATCAGATTTCTTCAGAGGCTTTTCTCTGCTCAGCCTTCCTTCTGTTCTCCAGAAAATCCTGTGGTCAGCACAGTTCACTGGAAGCAGCCacagacagacggacggacGGATGGACGAATGACtctgctgaaaaatgtgactttttacaTCACTTTACTTTTAATCGCAAATCCTCACCGCCTTTGGGttccacatttacatttatatttttagtcTGTCCCGGTGGTTGTACAGTGGCCTGGAGTTTTGAAAATGACTCGTTTTCAggctaattttttttttctgtctcaagCGGGAAGAAGCTATTCTGCATCAACGTGACAAATCTGGCCTGGAGGAGAAGCTCCAGACTAAAAgccagttatttatttatttatttttcaacatacGTCAGATGtaaaaagtcagatttttaaaactgcagatatattttcctctctctctctctctttctatcacTTTATGactctctcccttcctctctctctgtttatggCTGCTAACCAAATGAAATTGAAGCCACTGACCACAGCTTTACCTCCCCTcaccctccctcacccctccctccctttacttcccttcccacacacacacaaacactgatgtttttgtctccaaTCTGTCATGtacctcctgtttcctctgagctcgCTGTGTAACAGACCGTCACTAACGAATGGGGGGAAATGTTTAACAGTCTGTAGTCggtgaggagaaaaagacaatcttaatgtcagactgaaaactGCAGTAATGTGTGGTGATTGGTGTGGATGGATTAGTTTGGTGTAGTGAGAATGACAGAGACCCAAGGCCATGTCCACATCAGTGTTTAGTGATCATCTTTGTCTGCCTGGTTTATTcaaagcagaaatgaaaaactgaattcaaTGATTGAAGATTTGATCTAaagaaaatgtccatcacattATCCTAAAGCACAAGGTGAACattaaaatgtccttaaaaATACAGAGCTCATCACAGAAAACCCTCTTAATTAAGGACACTTTTACACCTAAACTTGTTTGGTCTGGACCAAAAGAGGTAGTCTAGGTCTGCATCAAACTGAACCATGGTTTGCTTCGTTCGTGGTGTGAAAACACCTTTTTTGGATGGTTCGAACTTTGAGACCAATCACAGGACGTTGAGTCAGGATAGCAcatgaggaggaaatgaaatggTAATTTTCTGAGATGACAACAGGGAAACAGCCTGAGAACAGATCTCAAGATATTCTGCTTCagattttggagaaaaaaatagatgtaAGGTCACCTCCAATGTCGAACTTGTTGTAAACTACAGATAAGACCACGATAAAAACTTGACAGATTGGATTCCTGCTCTTTCAACCAGGACGATTTGTTTTTTGATTGATcatgaagctgctgcaggtgttgaCGTTCTCATCCTGTAAGGgtctattttttttaacatttatccCCTGACTCTTTCCGTGATATCTtatttaatgtttcagtttgtaAAACAGTGATATATGCTCTATGTCAGTATTGGCCATATTTCTATCCGTCCAACTGAATTCTTAACTAGATGGTGTCAATAATCATAGTCTTGTTGTTAATCaatgaaaagaggagaaaaaagaagaaatgtaacTGTTGCTGTAACTGTTGAGTTTCAGTGTTAATAGCCAATGTTCAGAAAATGAATTAGAGGATCAGAATCAGAGTGGACAAggaaaattaaagaaaacagggTTTCATGGGTAGAAAGAGACAATGTTCACACACATCAATTCTCATTTAATATCATTTCAGTCTGACTTCTAAGGGTCTTTTCATACATTTTGTATGAGGTTGACATGACAGTTTGGAGAGGAAAGCCCTCTAATAGGCTCTCCCCAACTTCACAGCACTTTGTGTTGAGGAAAAGGCCTCGGTCTCTCTGAgtgctgtttcctcctgtttgtttattttggttgtTTCTTAACAGGTTGCATGCTACTGGATGAGAAAGATAAGTCACGTGACATCAAACTAAAAAACCAAAGTGATGCATGTGACAGACGAACACACAACCACTGAAACAATAGCTCAACAACCAATTAAATCCCATTTCCTTTCACTCCTCTGTTTTCAATAAAACTGTGGTGTAGAGAAGAGAGATGCTGAAGCCAATAAATTAACAAAGAAAGCTGCCTATAGagattagtttttattttattttattttccctcagtCTGTTTGCGTTTCTGTGCATGAAGCTGCATGTGACAGATATATTGATATGGGTTGTCAAAGGCTGTGATTTGAGGCAATGGAGAAGATAATAAGATAATATCCCAAATTATGAGAAGAAAattcagctctgtgattggaTGTTTCTTGCTGCGACGTGCGTTCACACGTTTACAACCTCAGACTTTGTCCCCcagaaccagatattttctaaAGCAGCTGTTCACCCTTTGAACTGTTGAAGTTTCATCCTGATCCACTGTGAGTCTCCCAACATCATTTATAGAGAAAAATTAGTTGGACTTTCACTTCCTGGACCAGCCTGAGAAgaatcttcttttctttttttcctgtctcatGTTGCCTCTGTATCGCAGCCTTTGAATGCTGATAAAGTGTCTTAGTTAGAAACATATTTTATCTTAGCTTTGGAGATTTTGATAATGTCCTAGTTAACATAAAGCGATTTAGCTTCAGACAATCCAGAATTCAAACTGCAGTGATGTCAAAACCACCTGGACCACGATTGGTTGACCCCACCTCTTTGTGCTGACAGGACAAGACGAGCGCGCTCAGTCTGAGCAACGTGGCGGGAGTGTTTTACATTCTGATCGGCGGGCTGGGGCTAGCCATGCTCGTGGCTCTGGTCGAGTTCTGCTATAAGTCACGGATCGAGTCGAGAAGGATGAAGGTGAGTCCAGTTCGATCAAGTCATCAGGTCTGAGCTGTCGGCTGTACTGACCCTTGGTTCTGTGGTCctgttgtgttgcagtttgTAAGCGTATGAGCTGATCGAGCAGTTCTTCAGTTTCTATCCGTAAAACTCTGTAAGCCCTGTAAAACTCAtagcttatatcaggggtacCTGCTTTTACCAGCAGGTGCTATGGTTAGCTTGATTAGCTAGCTAATTTTAGCACTCGCTGGCATCAAACATTGTTTTTCCTTGATCGTTTAGGAATTATAACTTCCTTTATCatctgcagccatttcctcttctcttcttcgTAACAGCGAAAACAGTAGAATGACTCTGAAtagtttttggactcagatctgttcaaacaacaggagagactcagagaagtcGGAACAGGAAACTGGAATTTCATTGGCTGTGACGTGTAAAATTAAGCAGATTACTTGTCAAACCTGGACAAATATGAGCATGAGCTGAGTTTATCCTCTGCTCAGATGTAAATATTGTTGGATCATCAGAGACCTGTACACAGTTTCTATCATTCACAATCATGTGCATCAGGACCTTTGTCTTTGCAGTATCTTTAGCTTTATCGTAGCTCTTCATCGAGCAGAATAACGGCAGCCACAGGGCAGGAGCATCAACATCACTGCCATTTAAAAGAGCGTCAGCTGAACTCTGTTTATCTGACACTCTGCTCTCGAGCTCCTCTTTATTGCCGGCGTCTGTATGTGATGAAACTGCAGTCGCCTCATTACAGGCGCTGGTGGTTTATACTGAGACTTTGATGGGGCTGCTCAGAAGGAACAAACAAGTCATTAGAGTCATTTTCTCCACAGCAGAAGCACCAGACTGCtactctcctctctgctggacttTTGTTATTCTCTTCACATGTGCGTCTGGGCACAAAGGGAGGACTTAAAACCTCCTCGCTGAAGGCAGCAGTGACACAACATGTGTGCAGGATTTCATCAGTCAGAGCAGATGGAGGAGTTTGCAGAGCAGGGTTACACTGCGGTTACCTGCTGCAGAGGTAGATGTATTCAAATGGAGGAGCACTGCAGCATCAGGAGGACTAATCAGTACAAGAGCATGCCATGATACATCCTCCTCTGATACATTATTGATACTGCAGCCTGTTCTCTTGTAACATTAAAACAGAGGTGAATGTTTTCCCTCTATTAACTCAATGTAAAGCATTGCTGCAAAAATAGAGCTTTCTCTGGGAAGTGATTCTGTGAGTAACTGTTGCTGCcaatgactgtatataaagatgaaAGTTGATCTGCTGCAGCCAGAGGCCTGATCTTGAAAGTTTGAGTCTTTACATTAAGTGTCAGTCCaataatttcaaattaaaactgtttCCTGGCACTAAGCATTACACCCGCTAAAAACCAACactgcttatttatttttgattcagAACAGGTGGATGCTGATGCCTGCAGGCAGCAGCATTGATAGTCAGACTCTGTCCACAGACAGATGCTGTTCTCACTGTGACAGTAAAAAGCTCTATCACAGTAAGAGTGACGGGCGAGAGACATGAGAACGAGAGAGATACattgtttacagtgtttggAAGTTGACCAAGGTGGGTTGTAAGCTGTTAACTTCCTGCCGTCGAGgtgagagcaggagggaggtAAGTGTTTGACTCTGTTGCTCAGACGTGGGAGCGCTCGCTCTGAGGTGTTTTGAGTGTTGGAGCTGCTcccgtaaaaaaaaaaaaaaaacgaataAACCTGGGATTTATTTGTACCAAACTGCATGGCGACCGTTGATGCTGAGCGGCAAACAGCGAGGGAGTACGAGAGCCTCAGAGAGCTGAAACAGGATATTAACTCTGGATCCACATCATTAGTCTCACTGAGAGGAGAGACGGTGAAGGAGCTTTACCATGCTACTCAGAAACAACTAtcactgttactgctgttgGTGACGACTGTGTTTCCCAAACAGTATTTGTTCAAAAACCTTCCAATcatctgtttacatgtttacaatCACATTTAATACTGAAACAGAAAGTGCAGAGGCATCATTATAGTTCAAACTCAGTCAAATTCACTGtgacctccacctcctcaggaCGTTATTATCTCTGACGTCCATTGTCAACACATGTCCATAAATCCTCATTGAAATAACGAGAAGACGCTGCTAATAAATTCAACTTCTTTTAATGAtgacagtttgacaaaaaacaaaatatgaatcTGAGGTCCACAGTGTAACACTGGATCCACAGCAACATAATACTTCATGTTTACATCCTCCAAAGCATTATGGGAACTGCAGTTCCACATAGATCTATCCAGtccaaagtttttattttgacctttaATTCTTTGGTTTTGACCAAAATAAGCTATTTggaataaaagaacaaaaaaagagactaaGTTATCTCCAATAAAATAGttcagaagaaaacagagcaatttagcagcagtttgttttctacAAATCAACAAGTCACATTAACAAATTTTTAAATTATCTGCGTTtccaatgtttgtttttgttttcaaattgttttagacattttttaaatgtgtaagaTTAAATCTTCCTCACTGCAACAGTTACTGCTTTAACTCAATAATAATTACagttctgacattttgttttgtaaacatggagatttttctcacattgtctttctgtcactttaaaaCAACTTTATGGTCCTTTCAGGTTGTAACTTGATTTTAAACATGATCAAAAATCTACCAGGTCTCTGAGGCGTTCAACCTCAGCCCTACTTTGTGTTTAGTACTAATTAGCAActgctaacacgctaaactcAGATGGTGAACATAATATccattagcatgttagcatttagctcaaagtatcACTGTgccttttagttttgtttttgatttattggGTTCAGTATCAGtcaacagagtaaaaacaagatggtggaaatctctgtctttccttctaCAGCTGAGATCAAGGCGAAAGCATCAGAGGAACAAAACGTGAAACCTGAAACTTTTGAAACAGGCtccttttcccttctctctgtcttgcagGAGCTGATTGATGCTGCTATGATGAGCACCAGCCTCGGGGGGATGgcgggaggagcaggaggaggaggaggcggtggcATGGCGGTGATGGGAGgtttaggaggaggaggagcgtcGGGACTCGGAGGAGAGAACGGTCGCGTGGTGGCGCACGATTTCCCAAAAGCCGGAGCTCAGGGTTTACCCTGCATGAGCAAGGCTGCCGGGCTGGGACTGTCCTCCACGGGCATGTGATCAAAACTGAGGCTCCTGATTGGACGGAAcgctcctgtctgtctgtttacctgtccgTCTGTaggtgagggaggagagatgaagggagggaggaaagatgGGAGGTGGAGAAAGAATGGAGgataaaaggagaggaggagaatggggagagatgaagaaagaaaggagagataGGAGGTGATAGAAGAAAcaagagggatggatggagaagaaagacacaaaaagagaaaggaagaataaaataaagggagaggaagatgagggacagagagaagagaggatggagggaggagagagaagaaagatgagagaatatttgaggaaaggagagaaaagaaaagtgggAGAATAGCAGATGATGGAGAAGAAAGAcgaagaagaaacaaagaaagttgGAAAGAataagacaggaggagaaaagaatgaaggaagagagaaagaagaaatgatgtaaggaagggaaagaggatacggaagggaggaaaggaagaaaagacacgaaggaaaagaaagaaagggaaggatTTGAAAAActagagaaagaagaaaagatgaacGAAGAAGAAGTGCGACAGGCTGACAGAGGGAGGAGCGTTCACGTTCACCCTGACTGGACTCAATACGACAGAACTCTGATGACCAGAGAGCACCTGAACGCAACACCTGAGCTCCTGCGAGACGAGAAACTGGGCTTAAAAACTGAAACTCTACTTTTTCTATGAGCGCTGTCTTAAATTcaactcctcctcttctgcaaTAATAGAATCTGAGGCGGGGGGAGGGAAACAGGGGAGGGGAGATTTTTTTAACTTCTTACAAACTGAATTAATGCAGCCTCTTCttccccttcctctttctcatcccttccttcactcctcctcctccagcagtaACACTGAAAGCTTCGTCACGTTCGCACAAAACGCCACCTTGATATCAGAGAGTTTGAGCATGTCAACGTTTTAAACCATTTTACTAGAAACACAGATGACGTACGAGGATGGAGGTCACATGATTCATTTTGTGcacaaaaagctttttttttttttggttgccATTGTAAATTTATTCTGTGGCGAATGTACGATGATGTGATGTTGATGTTAGAGTCTGAGCTAACGTGCTCAAATCTTTTGTTTTGgccaaagaaaaagtgaaaattgtCACATTAGAGGAGTGGGAACAAGCTAACTTTTGCTTCAacaatgattaaaacaaatattcaattattaaaataaattttctgttgatcagttaatcaactCATGTTTTCATCTACGATTTAAAATACAGCCAGTGATTCACAGTGTTAAATATGTTGTATGATTCAGGTACATTAATACGGAGTGgtcatatcattttttttttcctaaagacaaacaaaaagataaaatgtgctaatgaattaatcaaaatgtgCACGAGATACAGTTCATTCCCATGTTTTACTAAATTCTTGCACACAAGATAAATGCATATATATAGAGAGACAGCCACAAATTACcttaaatgtttgaaaaaattAAGCAAAGCATGCAAACAAAATAGTAAAACATGGAATAATTTGTTAAAGCGTGCaaataaaaattgaaaaatgcacaaattaGTTAAAATGTGAGCATGAATTAGTTAAAACCTGGGAAtcaattgtatttttttaattgtattttttacagcttcttaaattaaaaatataagtaAGAAGTAACTTTTCCacatttaaatgtcttaaaaaaCAG
This genomic window contains:
- the LOC108890239 gene encoding glutamate receptor 1; amino-acid sequence: MLVALVEFCYKSRIESRRMKELIDAAMMSTSLGGMAGGAGGGGGGGMAVMGGLGGGGASGLGGENGRVVAHDFPKAGAQGLPCMSKAAGLGLSSTGM